The genomic DNA CTTTCCAGATCTGATGAAGTCTTTGAGGTAGGCTTCATGTACCGAAAAAAGGCTGCTGAGTAAAACAAACCCACTACAAtaaggtgggagctgcaggttgaAAAAGCTTTATACCGGCCTTCCACAGAGTGCATCTTCAGGATAGTGGAGATGATGTGAATGTAGGATATCAGAGTGAGGAGGAACGAGCTCAAGCCAAATAACACAGCAGAAGAAAGAAGCACCACCTTGTTGGTGAAAGTCTCAGTGCAGGAGAGCAGTAGAAGTGGAGGCAGCTCACAACTGAAATGATTGATCTCAGTAGGTCCACAGAAGTGTAACTTTATCATGGGAAGAGTGTTCACCAAGGAATATAAGAAGCCCATTGTCCATGCACCACCCACAAGGAGAATGCACACCTGCTTCTTCATAGTTACCAAGTAATGCAGTGGGTGGCATATGGCAGCAAATCGGTCATAAGCCATCGCTGAGAGCATGAAAACTTCTGCACAGCCTGACAAGAGAAAGAAGAAGAGCTGGACAATGCAGCCACCAACAGAAATGGTTTTCCATTTTGCTAGGAAGCTCTCCAGCATCTTAGGCACTGTGACTGTGGAAAAACAGATATCAAGGAAGGATAAATTACTTAGaaagaaatacatgggggtgtggagatGAGAATCAGCCCTTATCACCAGCATGATCAGCATGTTCCCCACCAGGGTAATAAGGTAAATGATTAAAAACACCACAAAAAGGAAAATCTGGAGCTGCGGATCACTTGAAAATCCCAAGAGAATAAACTCAGTCACAGTGGTTTGATTTTCCAACTCCATGTATTTGGCAAATATTAACCTGAGGGGAAAAATTGCAATGAAATTACTGGAAATATAATGCAGTTTATTAAAGGTTTAAGTAGTTATGTAAACTATATGCTCtttcatcattatcatcatcccAGGTTTCCCATGCCCCATTTCACTACCCTATCACTACTTAAGTGACAACAGTAGGAGGCATACATTCGAAGGTGATATAGTGCTTATGAGCCTGAACAGATCTATTACATACTCTGTTATAGGTATAAAAGAAGTAACTGTTTCCAGGACTGGGATTCAAactaaaacaataataataataataaaaaccttgaaaaaaaatcacagaaatttCTCTAGGGTgaaggagacctggattctggcCTTAGCTCTGCCACAAACCTGAGTGCAACTTTGTGGGACAGAAAACACTGCTTGGGTACAGTTTTCAAAGTGTGTGAATTAggggcctaaatcccattgattttcaatgtgtttttggctcctaagtgccaTGGGGCCAGATCTGTAAAGCTATTGAAGTGCCTAAAATCTCAATAGAAGTTAGATACTTAAATGACTtttaagaatctggcccttaattacTTTTGGAAATGAGATTAAGGCTCCTCAGCTCAGACCCTCAAAAGGATGTATGCAGCTaactccctttgaggatctgggccttaagcaTACATCTACATAGCAAAAAACCCCGGGATAGCAAGTCTcggagcctgggtcaactgatttGGGCTTGCTGGGCTTAAACTACAGGgccaaaaataacagtgtagacattgagctggagcccaggctctaaaaCCTAGCAATAGGGTGGCTCTCAGAGCTCCGTACCcttagtcacttaggtgctttggaaaatgttactctcagtctctctgtgccgcGGTTCCCCATCCGTAGAAAGAGGCTCATGCTTCCCAACCTCATAGGCATGTTGGACAAATAAATTCATTCAGTCACGTTTGTGAGATGCTCATATACAGTGGGAGTGCAGGAGGTTATATAGGCACATGAGCAGCTGTATAATCATAGACACTTtcccaaggtcaaacaggaaatctgtggcagagatgAGACTAGGACAGAACTCCTGATTTTCCCTGCAGTGCCTTAACCAAAGGACTTTCAAAATATGCATTATGGAAGAAAGAAAATGGACAGCTATTGAAATTTTGGCCTGGGTTGGAAGCCAGTACCACTTGGATTTGTCTTAAGTGGAAGCAGGCTtcagctgctcccattggagtTAATTGCACAATAGGCAGAGCGATATCAAGAAAAGGATAAAGCATAAATAAAGCATGAATGCAATTGGTGTGGCAGTACACTCTTTATCCTTTGCCTGGTGGAAAGATGAAAATGTAGGTCATTAGTATGAACTGATTCACAAAAAATAtgtttcagatttcttttgatTTTCATAGGATCAGGACTTATTGGGGTGGTATGAGATTGTATCTACCCAGATATTTTTAATATGGCTCCTGTCACCATATGATCTGAGAATCTCACaacttttaattaattaatacctATATAGGACCCTTGAGGCAGGGAGGTATGACTGTCCCCTTTACAccaagggggaaggagagaccaATGGAAATCAGCTAATGTAagtaaatgaatgaatgaaacgTTCACAGAATTCCATTAAAATGTTGCATCATTTTTGAACTTTTGTACATTttacaataaagaaaataaaagaaaataaattactttcccatatgtccagcatttataatgagtGAAATAATGTAAAGGGGGCGGGGAAGCTAGAAAATAATGGAATCATGAACTGTAAATGGCATTGTGAATGTAGAAAGTTTGAAACATGACAGCTAAAGCTGAGGCTTTCTGTagacaaaattagaaaattgGTGGTTGCATAGAATTCAGGAATACTTGATACTTATATGGATTAGTTACTTTGgaaattggagagagagagagagagagagagagatagtgtCTCTGAGCTAAAAATTCTTTTCTAAGCACATGGATGAACCTCTAGATCTTACATTATGCAGCCAGGTAGCTAGAGTTAAGTGATTAGATGGATAGAAAGGTCTCTCAAGCGATGCATATGTTCTTAGCGAATGTATGATGTATGAATGGATAGGTAGACAGCCTCTCATGAGAGGGACAAAAAGGCAAATAGCTAGATATATAgactgaaatcctgactccacaaaaatcagtgggagtttttccattagtCCTGAACATTTTCCTATTTGTTCCATCTGGCTAATTTGTTCctatttgttccatatggctaaTTCATCATTTCAGTTGATGAAGTGCTAAGGAAACAAACACATTCTGTCCATTCTGATAAATGAATCAGATACTTACATGGATTTGCCAGAAGGCCAGAGACTGGGTCCACCAGCTTGGAAGACTCACTAACACCTCTGGTGGACAGAGTATCCTTTAAAGAGCTGATACAGTTTGTATTAAGAGCTCACTTCTATTTTCATCTCCTTCCTGATGTTCTTAGGGTTTAATTAGCAGAATCTCTCAGAGGACCCTGCGGCAAATACAGCACTAATTACAAGGACATGTCAGACCCTGCAAGGAAAGAGTTTAGATATGGATATTATCCTAGAGGATAATTACACCTTCTCTCTGGGCATTATATTCTTCAGAGCAATGATCTGAGGTCAGATCCCCTTTGCTGATGCTTATGGATCTATCAATGACATCTATCATCTTTAATCACTTCATTCATAAGGAAGGACCTGCATCTACACCACTGATCACTGAAGCAGGTCCTGCTTCTCCTCACCCACTTTCTCACTTCCCCATTGCAGCTTTTGTTGCCCATTCAGTGTATAAATTATACCCACTCACACTGGCTTATGCCAAAGTTTTGAGGTGTAGCTTGCTTCAACATCTATGCAGGtcctggcaaaaaaaaaagatgttgttTCTAATCACTTGTCATTGTTTGCATTGTGACATAGAGCTGGTGGAAATTTTTAAGctaaaactgtttttttaaaggaaatttgtGTTTgggacaatatttttaaatgtcttctttccatagaaaattttggcttttcattGGAAAACTGAAAACTGAAGGTGTTTTGGCTGAAAATCTCCATTTTCACTTATTTATTTGTAACCTCTGCTTGTTCAAAGTGGAGCTCTGTCCTTCTCCAGTGGTGGCTAGTCCTCTGGAGATTGATGAAGCTACTACAGCCTTTGGTAAGAGAGTGGTATCTTTTAGCTCACACAGAAGCAGCAACTCATGGATAAGCCTCCAAAGGTCCCAGATTTGATCCCCACTGCCAACATTGTGTGTGTTGGCattccatatttatttatttttgaaaagtcaaaattttccatggaaaatgtcaatgaaaacttttttgtttATGTTCATTGAAGTTGTTTGGGGCGAGGAGTGGGGAGATCACACGTTCTGACTAGCTCTACTGATATATCTTTCCATGAGCTCTTTCCCGTGCTACTATAAAGTAGATAAAGAGTTAACTCATTGTGTCCAGATGAAATTATTGGACACTCTGGGTGCTCAATAgctctaaaaatctggcccattgtttgttctgtgttggagctgtctgaaaatgttcagaaaaaaaacagttttagcATCAGACAATACTGTTTGATGAAACCTTTTTCAGCAAAAGGAACTACTTCATTGTTATACAGGTCCTCATGGaccacagaggctgatttatgaGTGTCAGGGTCAGCTGCACTGGGAAAGTTCATGAGGCCAGAATTTTTTGCCTTTCGGGATTCTacattcatggacaggctggggCACTTCCCACAAAGTGACATGGTCATCAATGGAGTTATGGTTCCCATAGTTATTCTGGGGGACCCTCTTTTGCATTGTCTTATGAAACTGTACCTGGATTGCAGAGGCCTTggtttaattacactctcagcaggtgcagaagggTTGTGGAATGTGCTTTTGACAAATTGAAATCCAACTGGAGATGTCTACAGACCCAATTACAAATGGGTCTGTAGACATCTCCTATGGGATTTCAATTTGTCAGTGTCATTGAGCTGTCCGGATCATTGTGGTTcgctgtgctcttcacaatcaTTGTGAGGCCAGAGATGAGACATTTTCCCCTTAGCAGACCTGTGACATAGAGAGGCCACTGAATTGGTATGCTCAGCCAGCCAGTGCACTGACCACTGCTGGAGTGTTGTGCACCCAGGTAACAGAAATTAGGTATGCTttgtgcacccacattatagATTTGCATGGCCCAATGAAAGAGGAGGAACAATACCTCTATGAATATGCTTGTGTGGGGCAGGTTCAGTTCTTGGCAGAGGCAGGGGTTTGATTACCACACCATGTATTTATGAATGACGTGATTAATTatgaattgggggtgggggtgagggatgatCCACAGTATGGATTCATATAAGGAAGTGACTAAAGTATGGACTGCTGCACCTAAATGTACAGAGGAATAGTGTTTCCTTAGTAATTGCAAATTGTTCCTGATCATGTGCTTAGCTTCTTTATTCCAAATCATGATTGAGCAATGAGACACAGTGATAGCAATAAGTTTTCTTAATAACATAAagggctttattttatttattaaaattataCAACGGCCACCCATTGCCAGCCAGGCCAGCTGCCATGACAACACCAAACTCCAGTTACAAATGAACATTttccaaaccaaaacaacaacaaaaaagtgcaTGAACCAGTACAAACACAATAGAAATCCCCTACCACTGCAtgtcccctgccccctctctctccccacacctctGGTTCTCCTTGCCTTCCTTTCCTTGTTTTCAATACATTTGGTACCAGGGCAGAGGAGTGGAAATATCCACAGTAGAGGAGATCAAGACACAGATATGCATGGGGCTTAGTTGCCCTGCCCAGATGCTCATGGGGCCTTATTGCATGGATCACCCAGACGTGGAGTTTTCCTAGCTGTTTCTGGACTGAGGGGATGCTTCAGGGGAACCAAGTCACGGTGTCGGAGAGGCACCAGGAACTGGTAATCTTGCAGCCATGACTGAGATAAGCCATTCAGACAGTTATCTCTCCTCCCTTAGCTGCCATTCCTGTCCCAGGATCAGTTCCAGGAACTTTGTTGCATGCATCTGTACCTGTGCTGAAACCAGTCCTCCAACTGCGTGTCAAGCCTCAGACTTTCCTCTGACATCTCGGCATGCATTTTCTCCAGTCTTAAGTCCCTCTGCTTCTAGTACTGTACCTGCTTGTGGCCCTCTCAAGAACTTTGACCATAAGTTCATCATGGAAACATTTTCTCTTGGAACAGTCCATAAGGTTGGGCAAGGGTTGTACTGCACTGGGATTGAGCTGTGGAGGTACGGCAGACAGGGGAAGTCCAGGAGCCTGCAATAGGACAAGACATACAGGATTATTATCTCAAATAGCTCAGTGGAGGAGCACAGAATTAATTCTTGTGGAATTTCAAGGAcgtaaaatgttacatttcaacTATATTGTGAAAGGGATGATGTGATCTACAAATTCTTCCTGGACACAGTATGGTTAATCATATTTACAGTAATGCAGAAACAATGGTAAGTTAAAATTTCTAAGCTGTTTGTCTTACTTTTACCATAAAACAACTTGACATTGATTGAAGTGGAGAGTTTGTCAATCCCAGTTAAGTTTATAAGCTGctgtgtactgtctctttaaaggagcagcaaagtTGGTTCAGGTTTGTGAGTGCTATAGTAGGAGAGCCTGAATACAGTGTTAAGGCATTGTGGGGGAAAAATTTGCTAGGGCTTAAACTTTAGTTGGCTCGGGCCTGGACTTTGGTTCAGACCTGAACATTAGTTACATTTATTGGAGAAGAGGGGTTCTTAGAGGCAGGATGAAGAAAAAGTACAAAAGCAGAACTATCTATAATCACAAGGTCTATGATTCATAATGGCTCACTGACAGTTTCGGGGGAAGCTTGGGAACCGCAAAGGGGCAGattgtgaaaaacaggaaagcttgctaagctatattccctttttggggaatgtattccaaatatgTCAATAATGTTGATAAGAAAGTATGCATTATCTAATTGTGGTTTCATGCTATGTAAGCTATTTGAAAATCTGTAGTCGGGGGGATTGCCAGTTCACTGgtaccccccatgcatgcatgaaaatGAAGAGTCCTCAGGcgattctgatccaaacacaacaTGTGGTCATTTTTCCACAACAGCATCTTTGGGGAGAACTCAGACCTCAGAAGGTGCTGGGATCACCCTAGCTTCCACAAGACAGGGTGAGGCCACTGTGCTGTGGGCAAACTGTTGGTGTTTATGGTTCTGAATCTAAGCGGCAAGGCATAGAGGCACCCAGTGTTTCAGGGCAGGAAGTGACAAAACCCCTTCTAGCCTGCGTGGAACCCCAGAATGTCACAGTCCCTAAGTATCTTAGGTGCATTTGAAGACCCAACCCAAGGAGTTGGATTTTTCAAAACACTTAGGGTGAGTTTTTCAAAGCCACCCTAAggcagttaggcacccaaatcccatggACTGCTTATGGGAATAGGGCACCTAACTGCCTAGTGCCCCTCTGAGACACTCCCCCTTCATATTGATGTAACTCtgatccccttgaagtcaatgggaagtatACCATTGGCTTCAAGGAGAGAAGAGTTAGGGCATCTCTTGTTGCTTTTGAAAACACCACCCAATAATTCTTCATAGCTGTCTACTGGGGTAAAGGATTTTGAGGGGACTAAAGAACCAGAATCCTGTAGAGTGAACAACACACTCTATTCCCCTAGGCTACCATACATCAAATtgcttaagcacattcttaactttaagcataagaATACTCCCAATGACTACCCTTGTGCGAAAAGTGAGATACATCCAAAATTACCCagctgaatcagggcttaaatTTTGAAGTCTTTGAGACTTAAGgataagattttcaaagccacttgGGCTATGTGCACATCAAGGTCCTGTTGGACATCAATGGTGACTTTGAAAGACTCAGAGTAGAATTCCAGCTATTCTGCAGGTGTCTCTTGCCCTAGAGGGACAATTGCATTGGATATCCTTTGTATTTTGTCATCATCGTGGCAAATCCCAGAGGGATGTggcctcatagaatcatagaatttgagggttggaagagacctaaggaggtcatctagtccaatcccctgctcaaagcaggaccaacaccctcTAAATCATTCCAGCAAGGGCTTTtttcaagctgggccttaaaaacctctaaggaaggagattccaccacctccctacgtaatccattccagtgcttcaccaacctcttagtgaaatagtgtttactaatatccaacctagacctcccacactgcaacttgagaccattactccttgttccgtcatctgccacccctgagaacagcagagctccatccactttggaaTCCCcattcagatagttgaaggctgaaatcaaatcccctctcactcttctcttctgtagactaaatagcCCCAGTTCcctcatgttagtctgtatctacaaaaacaacaaggagtctggtggcaccttaaagactaacagatttatttgggcataagctttcgtgggtaaaaacctcacttcttcagatacaaccagttccctcagcctctcctcgtaagtcatgtgccccaggtccctaataatttttgttgccctctgctggactctctccaatttgtccatatcccttctgtagtgggagggaccaaaactggatgcaatactccatatgtggcctcaccagtgccgagtagtggggaataatcacttcccttgatctgctggcaatgctgacaacaagggaacactgctgactcatatccagcttctcgtctactgtaatccccacgtccttttctgcagaactgcctccTTGCCGATCAAGCACCAAGATTGATCTCTGGCAAAGTGCTTACAGGGGTTTAGCTGTATATTCAGATTATGTCCATCACCAGCACATTCACATCATGAGGTGTCTATATTGAATCTGATTACCTGTGACAATCTGGTCAGTTGTCCTTATATCTGAAATGGCCAAGGGTTTCTATGCCTCTGAGCCTGAAAGTACCTTGAAAAAGGGTCATTGAATAACCTTGAgataatgtaaaaatataaacacaTCCTCCACTGCATGAAATTCTAAGTGTTTGTCAAGCCCACTTAGGGTTTGTAATACTAAAATAGAGGATGATGTTTATGATTTCAGGACTATATCTTTCGCTTGAGGATTTTTTTGGTTCAATTGTTGTTTTCTATAATCAAGAATAGAATTTATCTAACATTAAaaaacagtaaataaataaataaataagccccATACATACCTGTATGTAGAAATCACATCCCTCAATGAGGGACTGATACATAGCCTGTAATAGTCAGGGGaaaggcttccattgacttcagttggcttcAGTTCAGACCCTTCGTGATTTTCACCTAGTCAGAATGTTAAGGATTTTAGTAATCTTAGAAACTGGGGAACTTTTTgggaaggaggagcctatacaggaaagaTGAGCTCCACCTAatccaaaatggaaccagatggCTGGCATGTCAAATTAAAAAGTTCAGAGAggagtttttaaattaagggctgGAGGAAAAGCGATGAGTGCAGAGATGAATGCATTTTGCATAGAGACTttccttaggggaggatttattaaatgggattctctatatcctagtaaacaGGAAAGGATAGAAAGTTGATAAGGTACAGGCAGGAACTGAaaagaaacagtgaaacaaaAAAGTCCCTTTCAAAAAGAATACATgatggcagacaactaaatattgacaaatttgataagtgcttgtatacaaattaTAGAAATCTAAATACTACGATGGGTGAACTTGAATACCTGatattaaatgagaatattgatataataggcatcacagaaacttagtggaatgatgataatcagtggaacagggttcaaaaaaaagaagtagataaattaATAGAGAATCAGTGactcttagccaggatgggcagggatgatgtccctagcctctgtttgccagaacctggtaatgggtgacaggggatggatcacttcatgattacctgttttgttcattgcttctgaagcatctggcattggccactgccagacgacaggatactggactagatgtaaCTTTGGtctgaccgttcttatgttcttatggtaatAGCAGGTTACAAAATATATACAAATGGCAGTGTAGGTCATTCTGGTGGGTGTGTGTCACTACAATTGAAATGATTAAATGTCTCAAACCATACCAtataatctctatggatagaaattccatgcctgaatagaatcatagaatcatagaaaaaatatcggagttggaagggacctcaggaggtcatctagtccaaccacctgctcaaagcaggaccaatcaacaactaaatcatcccagccagggctttgtcaagcctgtccttaaaaacctctaaggaaggagattccaccacctccctaggtaacccatttcagtgcttcaccaccctcctagtgaaaaaagtttttcctaatatccaacctaaacctcctgcactgcaacttgagaccattattccttgttctgtcatcttctaCCACTGAGATctgtctagattcatcctctttggaaccccctttcaggtagttgaaagcagctatcaaatcccccctcattcttctcttctgcagactaaacaatcccagttccctcagcctctcctcataagtcatgtggtccagccccctaatcatttttgttgccctccgctggactctaaTAATAAGAGAATAGCAGTAGGATGGTGAAagagattgtgaagtgctcagggagattagagagaacAGAAAATTCAACAATTATGCGTTATTTTAGCTATCCCCGTATTAACCAGGTACATGTCAGCTCAAGATGGAATGCAGAGAtcaaatttctagacaccattattgtcttcttcttggagcagctagtcctggaaccttCAATgaaagaggcaattcttgatttagtaccaactggcacacaggatctggtccaagaggtgaatataactgAACTGCTCTGTAATAGTgatcataatgtaattaaatattaCAACCCTTGTAGGAGGAAAATACTAACGAAACCAACCAAAGTAACATTTAACTTCcaaaaagggaactacacaaaaaatgaggaagctagttaaacagaaattgaaaGGAACCGTcataaaagtgaaatgcctgcaagctgtgtggaaacttttaaaaacactgtaGTAGAtattcaaactaaatgtatacaccaaataaataataataaaaacaccaAGAGTAtgaaaatgccaccatggctaaacaacagattAAAAGATGTGGTTTGAGGCAAGAAGACATCTTTAAAAATTGGAGGTCAAATCTGACTGAGGAAAATTGAAAGGAACGTAAAGTGTAAAagcataattaggcaggccaaaaaaagaatgtgaagagcagctagaaaaagacacaaaaactaacagcaattttttttataagtacatcagaagcaggaagcttgccaaacaatcagtggtgCCACGGGATGATTGAAGTAATAACGGCGCCCTCAAGGAAGACAAAAGTTTTGGCTGTCTGCTAGAATGAGTGTGGTCTACTCCATCTCCATCTTTGTGTATATGTGTCACTTACCCACTGCTGGAGGGAATGAGACCTGGTCCTGGTGCATGTTTTTGTAGTTTCCAAGGCttgaaggaaccattgtgatcacttAATCTGACCCTCATGTATAGCACAGGTGAGacaacatccccaaaataattcctagagaagatcatttagaaaaacatctaatcttggttgaaaaattgccagtgatgaagaatccaacatgacctttggtaaattgttctgatggttaattactctcatagTTAAAAATTTAtatcttgtttccagtctgaatttatctagcctCTAccttcagccattggatcatgttatacctttctctgctagactgaaaaggccattattaaatatttgttccccatgcaatTTCcaatagactgtgatcaagctGTGACGTTgcattctatatgattttatgaaaatatgctaatgtaactggaatatgctttatgcaaaaggtctcttgtaaggtatcattagaaagcttataatctagagtgtgatcatcctatttgtataatgAACCACTCttatatctgaaactagaaatatgaaatataactctgagggcctattgtaattatgcaaagtgtgggtcattaatggtggtttggaatcttgatgactcccattaaccaggacaattgactgcagatggctctgttttacccttaaatcttcctgtatacgtgtgctggcaagtgggtaatgaagtcttacagtgacatgtgatcatgtcacctgtaCTGGAATCTAtctgggattctgcctgttccgagggaagggcagcaaagggctgataggattgtgagaataaatagttggctaagggagtggtgctataaggagggctttgggatgtatggccactgggaggctttcggggacagacacctgttcttgcgggatgggcttcacctgagtagggaaggaaatagacttctgggagggaggctggctcatcttatcaaaagagctttaaactaggaagtttggagagaaggttgggagatgcacagttaatctccacaccagattccagtattgaaaagctgagtgaaataagaggagacatagccgggg from Malaclemys terrapin pileata isolate rMalTer1 chromosome 12, rMalTer1.hap1, whole genome shotgun sequence includes the following:
- the LOC128846883 gene encoding olfactory receptor 5V1-like, whose protein sequence is MELENQTTVTEFILLGFSSDPQLQIFLFVVFLIIYLITLVGNMLIMLVIRADSHLHTPMYFFLSNLSFLDICFSTVTVPKMLESFLAKWKTISVGGCIVQLFFFLLSGCAEVFMLSAMAYDRFAAICHPLHYLVTMKKQVCILLVGGAWTMGFLYSLVNTLPMIKLHFCGPTEINHFSCELPPLLLLSCTETFTNKVVLLSSAVLFGLSSFLLTLISYIHIISTILKMHSVEGRYKAFSTCSSHLIVVGLFYSAAFFRYMKPTSKTSSDLERLVSIQYSILTPMLNPVIYTLKNKEVKTAAWKILG